Proteins co-encoded in one Cytobacillus sp. NJ13 genomic window:
- a CDS encoding TRAP transporter small permease has translation MKSITGIYIRTIDRMNKFFGYALAFIMAFMTIIIFWQVVARYVVGSSLAWSEELSRFLMILMIMIGSSLALRENQLISVEIVPEVMRGRAKKWLTVLVHLISIVFYIVIIAFGWKVAQSFGNQIAPGTGISMFFIYLSLPLGGVLLLLNSITCILEQFIERKE, from the coding sequence ATGAAGAGCATAACCGGAATCTATATTCGAACCATAGATAGAATGAACAAGTTTTTTGGATATGCATTGGCTTTTATTATGGCGTTTATGACCATCATTATCTTTTGGCAAGTTGTCGCGCGTTATGTAGTGGGCTCTTCTTTAGCCTGGTCAGAGGAGCTATCTCGATTCTTAATGATACTAATGATCATGATTGGTTCCTCCCTTGCCCTTCGGGAAAACCAATTAATTTCGGTTGAAATTGTGCCGGAAGTCATGCGGGGAAGAGCCAAGAAATGGCTAACAGTCTTAGTCCATCTCATTTCAATTGTTTTTTATATAGTAATCATCGCGTTTGGATGGAAGGTAGCACAAAGCTTTGGCAATCAGATTGCTCCTGGAACAGGGATATCTATGTTCTTTATCTACCTTTCTTTACCCCTGGGAGGCGTACTGCTTCTATTGAACTCTATAACGTGTATTTTGGAACAGTTCATAGAAAGAAAGGAGTGA
- a CDS encoding PTS sugar transporter subunit IIB: MKKILVVCGNGLGSSFIVEMNVKTVLSQLGVEADVSHTDLTTAKSEKADIYLGSKDLISTLDDGTRTIIGLTNILDQNELKAALESHLS, translated from the coding sequence ATGAAAAAAATTCTAGTTGTATGCGGAAACGGACTTGGAAGCAGCTTTATCGTAGAAATGAATGTGAAAACAGTGTTAAGCCAGCTGGGAGTGGAAGCAGATGTCTCACATACAGATTTAACAACGGCTAAATCCGAAAAAGCGGATATCTACCTGGGATCTAAAGACCTGATTTCCACTTTGGATGACGGAACAAGAACCATCATTGGTCTGACAAACATCCTTGATCAGAACGAGCTAAAAGCTGCTTTGGAATCACATTTATCATAA
- a CDS encoding TRAP transporter substrate-binding protein: protein MKKALKAASLATILSLALAGCGGGSSEKKTASADAAEGKQTVLELSIPEPEGAKFDVAAKAFKEELENLTDDQMTVKIHYNNSLGGEREVFELMGMGSLDMAIQSAGPMGNWVPEFNMFDLPFLFDNREHAHAVLDGEIGDELGQKFEEQTNVKVLGWVENGFVATSSNKAINSVEDVKGLKVRVQENELQIDAWKAYGADATPMAWTEVFTGLQQGVIDGHSNSLATIQTSKIFEVQSHVALLEDRYAPGPISISKVTFESLTPDQQDAVLKAAEHAEPIGRQANEDKINEAAKFLKDQGLELTEPDKESFKAKTDAVYEKWAPKIGEEIIEKVKNLDY, encoded by the coding sequence ATGAAAAAAGCATTGAAAGCGGCTTCACTGGCAACGATCTTATCTTTGGCTTTAGCAGGGTGCGGAGGGGGATCATCAGAAAAGAAAACTGCTAGTGCAGATGCAGCAGAAGGAAAGCAAACTGTACTGGAATTAAGTATTCCTGAGCCTGAGGGAGCAAAATTTGATGTAGCAGCAAAAGCCTTTAAAGAGGAGCTGGAAAATTTAACGGATGATCAAATGACAGTAAAAATTCATTATAATAATTCACTTGGCGGAGAAAGAGAAGTATTTGAATTAATGGGAATGGGTTCTCTTGATATGGCTATTCAATCTGCAGGTCCCATGGGAAATTGGGTTCCGGAATTTAATATGTTCGATCTTCCATTTCTATTTGATAATCGAGAGCATGCACATGCAGTATTAGATGGGGAAATTGGAGATGAGCTGGGTCAAAAATTTGAAGAGCAGACAAATGTTAAGGTTCTTGGCTGGGTGGAAAATGGTTTTGTGGCAACATCTTCAAATAAAGCCATTAACAGTGTGGAAGATGTAAAAGGGCTGAAGGTGCGTGTTCAGGAAAATGAGCTGCAAATTGATGCATGGAAGGCTTATGGTGCAGATGCAACACCAATGGCATGGACGGAAGTGTTTACTGGATTACAGCAAGGAGTTATTGATGGTCATTCCAACTCATTGGCAACCATCCAAACATCCAAGATTTTTGAGGTGCAAAGTCATGTTGCGCTTTTGGAAGACAGATATGCACCTGGCCCAATTTCTATAAGCAAAGTGACTTTTGAAAGTCTTACTCCGGATCAGCAGGATGCAGTTTTAAAAGCTGCTGAACATGCAGAGCCAATTGGAAGACAGGCAAATGAAGATAAAATAAACGAAGCAGCCAAATTCCTTAAAGATCAGGGATTGGAACTGACAGAGCCGGATAAAGAATCCTTTAAAGCGAAAACCGATGCAGTCTATGAAAAGTGGGCACCAAAAATCGGGGAAGAGATCATTGAAAAAGTAAAAAATCTGGATTATTAG
- a CDS encoding NAD(P)-dependent alcohol dehydrogenase — MSKTKLAASKKESVLIPETMKSAYLQRPLEVRVEEERVPNVTGKEVLVKVMAVGVCGSDIHYFAHGRIGKRYVQYPHVQGHECAGIVVSIGEKVTKFKVGDRVAVEPGVACMNCEWCKEGRYNLCPDVQFLSTPPVKGAFVQYLRHREDFLFPIPDSLSYENATLAEPLSVSIHAVKRGGLTPGSTVAITGMGPVGLMTVIAAKAFGAKEIIVSDIEPLRLETARKFGATKIVNAANEDLNAAIEEITSGLGVDMIIETSGNAKVLQSSIESVKRGGSVVVIGFPAIEEVPLNITLMLQKEIDLFSVYRYTNTYPLAISLLDTIGSKIEPIITDRYPLEDIQEAMNQAHINRSGSLKVMVYPNHLQD, encoded by the coding sequence ATGTCAAAGACAAAATTGGCAGCTAGTAAGAAAGAAAGTGTTCTTATTCCGGAGACAATGAAGTCTGCCTATTTGCAAAGACCTTTGGAAGTTAGGGTTGAAGAAGAAAGAGTCCCTAATGTTACTGGTAAAGAAGTACTGGTCAAGGTAATGGCCGTTGGGGTATGCGGTTCAGATATTCATTATTTTGCTCATGGGCGCATTGGCAAAAGATATGTTCAGTATCCGCATGTACAGGGACACGAGTGTGCAGGAATCGTTGTGTCTATAGGTGAAAAAGTAACAAAATTTAAGGTTGGAGATCGTGTAGCTGTGGAACCGGGTGTTGCTTGCATGAACTGTGAATGGTGTAAAGAGGGAAGGTATAACCTATGTCCCGACGTGCAATTTTTATCTACACCGCCGGTAAAAGGAGCTTTCGTTCAATATTTAAGACACCGGGAGGATTTTCTATTTCCAATTCCCGATTCTTTATCTTACGAAAATGCAACTCTTGCAGAGCCATTATCTGTATCGATCCATGCCGTAAAACGCGGAGGCTTAACTCCGGGTTCCACCGTAGCCATTACAGGCATGGGACCTGTTGGTTTGATGACCGTGATAGCGGCAAAAGCATTTGGTGCAAAGGAGATCATTGTCAGTGATATCGAGCCATTAAGACTGGAAACAGCCAGAAAATTTGGCGCTACAAAGATAGTTAACGCAGCAAATGAAGATCTGAATGCTGCCATTGAAGAGATAACCTCAGGCTTAGGCGTTGATATGATAATAGAAACCTCTGGAAACGCTAAAGTATTGCAATCATCAATTGAATCCGTGAAAAGAGGCGGCTCCGTTGTTGTTATCGGATTTCCGGCAATTGAAGAAGTGCCTCTCAACATCACATTAATGCTTCAAAAAGAAATAGATCTTTTTTCTGTCTATCGTTATACGAATACCTACCCTTTAGCCATCAGCCTGCTAGATACAATCGGCAGCAAGATAGAACCCATCATCACAGATAGATATCCGCTGGAAGATATCCAGGAAGCAATGAACCAAGCTCATATAAATCGAAGCGGCAGTTTAAAAGTCATGGTATATCCCAATCATTTACAAGATTAA
- a CDS encoding BglG family transcription antiterminator → MILDQRCMTILTKMVHAPTHVSPQELMEELQVSKRTVYYDVEKINSWLKDQGLDELKYVRAAGFFLDEEEKKQIKQRLHSFDKAASYEFSRKERMAWTAILILTREKTIYLQDLMDKLGVSRSTLLADIKELKKQLNQFQVQLNFHKPSGYYIAGEEQDKRKMLIYCLTQVLTNRGWNDLLSEVQLTIQDMPGLSPEMFQRADLETIYEILDESESYSGVHYTDEVMETLSAHLFMLIKRFNQGKYIKMDSVEKQVIKETKEYSAARFICRKIESGFHLEVPDDEACYLATYLLGAKISDYDTHELENQDLDILKSMAVRMVDDFQKYACVFFQNRKELERNLLIHLKPAYFRIKYGIELENPLSKSVQDSYQDLFILTKKVVHHFEYVLGKKVSDDEVAYIAMHFGGWIDKEGVRVEARKKAAVVCASGIGTSRILQKQIEDLMPFVDVANVYTVREYEKASLADLDFVISTTPVSRKKVPVFIVNPILNPSEKESLLKQVQASEKKPKSENIDALMDIIRKHADIKDESMLIQELKVYYQSNKEAKSEVDQKPMLNEVLTADKIQFADSAASWQEALQMASQPLLADQSISQNYIDAMIENVNEMGPYIVIAPGIALPHARPEAGVNKLGMSFLQLKESCAFSEKPEHQVRLFFVLAAIDNETHLKALSQLSKMLSDSDNLEKLQNADTQADVLEIINQYSQD, encoded by the coding sequence ATGATTCTTGACCAGCGCTGCATGACGATTTTGACGAAAATGGTCCATGCGCCTACACATGTTTCTCCGCAGGAGCTTATGGAGGAATTACAGGTTTCCAAGCGGACCGTTTATTATGATGTTGAAAAAATTAATAGCTGGCTGAAAGACCAGGGTTTAGATGAGCTGAAGTATGTCCGTGCTGCTGGATTTTTTCTCGATGAAGAAGAAAAGAAGCAGATTAAACAGCGGCTGCATTCGTTTGATAAAGCTGCCAGTTATGAGTTTTCACGAAAAGAAAGAATGGCCTGGACTGCCATCCTCATCCTGACCCGCGAGAAAACCATTTATCTGCAGGATCTGATGGATAAGCTGGGTGTCAGCAGGAGTACGCTTCTGGCAGATATCAAGGAATTAAAAAAGCAGCTTAACCAGTTCCAGGTTCAGTTGAATTTTCATAAACCTTCGGGCTACTATATTGCCGGCGAAGAGCAGGATAAGCGGAAAATGCTGATTTACTGCCTAACACAGGTTTTAACCAATCGCGGCTGGAATGATCTATTATCCGAAGTTCAGTTAACCATCCAGGACATGCCTGGACTGTCACCTGAAATGTTTCAGCGTGCTGATCTAGAAACGATCTATGAGATTTTGGATGAAAGTGAATCCTATTCCGGCGTTCATTACACAGATGAAGTGATGGAGACGCTAAGCGCCCATTTATTTATGCTAATCAAAAGATTTAACCAGGGAAAATACATCAAGATGGATTCTGTTGAAAAGCAGGTCATTAAAGAAACAAAAGAGTACAGCGCTGCTCGGTTTATTTGCCGGAAAATTGAAAGCGGTTTCCATCTTGAGGTTCCTGACGATGAAGCCTGCTATCTTGCAACTTACCTGTTAGGGGCGAAAATAAGCGACTATGATACACATGAGCTGGAAAACCAGGACCTTGATATCCTCAAATCAATGGCAGTAAGAATGGTCGATGATTTTCAAAAGTATGCCTGCGTATTTTTTCAAAACCGGAAGGAACTTGAGCGGAATTTATTGATTCATTTAAAACCGGCTTATTTCCGAATCAAATATGGGATTGAACTGGAGAATCCATTATCCAAATCTGTACAGGATTCTTATCAGGATCTGTTTATTCTAACCAAAAAAGTGGTTCATCATTTTGAGTACGTACTTGGCAAAAAAGTATCTGATGATGAAGTGGCCTATATTGCGATGCACTTTGGCGGCTGGATTGATAAAGAAGGCGTCAGGGTGGAAGCCCGCAAAAAAGCAGCTGTGGTGTGTGCCAGCGGAATCGGTACGTCCAGAATCCTTCAGAAACAAATTGAAGATCTCATGCCGTTTGTAGATGTGGCAAATGTATACACCGTCCGTGAATATGAGAAAGCGTCCCTGGCTGATTTGGATTTTGTCATTTCGACCACGCCAGTATCCCGGAAAAAGGTACCGGTGTTTATTGTAAATCCGATTCTAAACCCGTCAGAGAAGGAATCTCTGCTTAAGCAGGTTCAGGCATCAGAAAAAAAGCCTAAATCAGAAAACATAGACGCATTGATGGACATTATCCGGAAGCATGCAGATATAAAAGACGAAAGCATGCTGATCCAGGAATTGAAAGTCTACTATCAATCAAATAAAGAAGCAAAAAGTGAGGTGGACCAAAAGCCAATGTTAAATGAAGTTCTCACCGCCGATAAAATTCAATTTGCAGATTCGGCTGCAAGCTGGCAGGAAGCACTGCAAATGGCGTCACAGCCGCTATTGGCGGATCAATCCATCAGCCAAAATTACATTGATGCCATGATTGAAAACGTGAATGAAATGGGGCCATATATCGTCATCGCACCTGGAATTGCCCTTCCTCATGCCCGCCCTGAAGCTGGCGTGAACAAGCTGGGAATGAGCTTTCTGCAATTAAAGGAAAGCTGTGCTTTTTCGGAAAAGCCGGAGCATCAGGTAAGATTATTCTTTGTGCTGGCAGCCATCGATAATGAAACCCATTTAAAAGCATTATCCCAGCTGTCCAAAATGCTGTCTGACAGCGATAACCTTGAAAAGCTGCAGAATGCTGATACTCAAGCTGACGTATTAGAAATTATTAATCAATATTCACAAGACTAA
- a CDS encoding PTS ascorbate transporter subunit IIC — MFDFIMNDILGTPAILVGLFALFGLLLQKKGIADVISGTLKTIMGFLILNGGASILIGSLDIFGKMFEKAFHIQGVIPNNEAIVAIAQQTFGKETAMIMLFGMVMNILIARFTPFKYIFLTGHHTLFMACLISAVFATGGVTGLPLIIIGSIILGLLMVFMPALVQPYVREITGNDSIAVGHFGSFGYFVSGFIGKRVGDKSKSTEDIKVPKSLGFLRDTSVAMSLTMTILFLVVAPIAGKGYVESELSGGVNFLVFSLMQAITFAAGVYVVLAGVRMLIAEIVPAFKGIADKVVKDAKPALDCPAVFPFAPNAVIIGFLFSFVAGLLSMFLLPLFGLKIIVPGLIPHFFTGAAAGVFGNATGGRRGAMIGAFANGLLISFLPALLLPVLGSLGFEGTTFGDSDFGVVGILLSFLIKLFS, encoded by the coding sequence ATGTTTGATTTCATCATGAATGATATATTGGGCACGCCTGCCATCCTGGTTGGTTTATTCGCCTTGTTTGGCTTGCTTCTGCAGAAGAAAGGAATTGCCGATGTCATATCTGGCACGCTTAAAACGATCATGGGCTTTCTCATCCTTAATGGAGGAGCAAGCATCTTAATAGGCTCACTTGATATTTTCGGAAAAATGTTTGAAAAGGCATTTCATATTCAGGGTGTTATTCCGAACAACGAAGCCATCGTAGCGATTGCGCAGCAGACATTTGGGAAAGAAACAGCGATGATCATGCTTTTCGGGATGGTCATGAACATTTTAATTGCCCGTTTTACACCGTTTAAATATATTTTCCTTACCGGCCATCATACTTTATTCATGGCTTGCCTGATCTCAGCTGTATTTGCAACTGGGGGAGTGACAGGGCTTCCGCTGATCATTATCGGGTCTATTATTCTAGGATTATTAATGGTATTCATGCCTGCGCTTGTCCAGCCGTATGTACGCGAAATCACTGGCAATGACAGCATCGCTGTCGGCCACTTTGGATCTTTCGGCTACTTTGTTTCCGGCTTTATTGGAAAGCGTGTTGGCGATAAATCTAAATCAACTGAAGATATCAAAGTTCCAAAATCACTTGGATTCCTGCGCGATACATCTGTTGCAATGTCTCTGACAATGACGATTCTCTTCCTGGTTGTGGCGCCGATCGCCGGAAAAGGCTATGTAGAATCTGAGTTGAGCGGCGGAGTTAACTTCCTTGTATTCTCGCTCATGCAGGCCATTACGTTTGCAGCTGGTGTATATGTCGTCCTTGCCGGTGTGCGGATGCTGATTGCGGAAATCGTGCCAGCTTTTAAAGGAATCGCTGATAAAGTGGTAAAAGATGCGAAGCCTGCCCTTGATTGTCCGGCAGTGTTCCCGTTTGCTCCAAATGCAGTTATTATTGGATTCCTATTCAGCTTCGTAGCTGGTTTGCTTTCAATGTTCCTTCTTCCATTATTCGGCCTGAAAATAATTGTGCCAGGCCTGATTCCGCACTTCTTCACAGGTGCGGCGGCAGGGGTGTTTGGAAATGCGACTGGCGGCAGACGCGGAGCGATGATCGGAGCATTTGCCAATGGTCTATTAATCTCATTCCTTCCGGCCTTATTGCTGCCGGTTCTGGGGTCACTTGGATTTGAAGGAACTACTTTTGGAGACTCGGACTTTGGGGTAGTGGGGATTTTATTGAGCTTTTTGATTAAACTGTTTTCTTAA
- a CDS encoding LacI family DNA-binding transcriptional regulator, with translation MKVTIYDVAKEANVSIATVSKVINNTGRIGEKTKRKVLEVMKQLDYQPNMMASALMGKQTKTIGLLIPDLANPFFSELARSIEDRAHEFGYNLVICSTDYQTEKENKYLALLKRKSVDGFILASGFEDLNKVEELVKEDVPVAIVARDLPMFSINTVALDDFMGGYLAASHLIELGHQNIGVIARDVWSNRERLRGFKQALEESSLEFTREFEYINGISHVEPGKIMTTKYLKGKNPPTAIFACNDLLAIGAIQAVKEEGMGVPEDISVVGFDNTLIATIVEPPLTTVAQPIQHMGREVLDLIISMIKGEKKEKMRLTLLPSLVTRNSTAKNRNKDLKEELENL, from the coding sequence ATGAAAGTAACCATATATGATGTTGCAAAAGAAGCGAATGTCTCAATTGCTACCGTTTCTAAAGTAATTAATAATACCGGAAGAATTGGAGAAAAAACAAAAAGAAAAGTACTGGAGGTCATGAAACAGCTAGATTATCAGCCCAATATGATGGCTTCTGCATTAATGGGAAAGCAGACAAAGACAATCGGCCTCCTGATTCCGGATCTTGCTAATCCATTTTTCTCAGAACTTGCACGCAGCATAGAGGATCGTGCACACGAATTTGGCTACAACCTTGTTATTTGCAGTACTGATTACCAAACAGAAAAGGAAAACAAATATCTTGCTCTTTTAAAAAGAAAAAGTGTGGATGGCTTCATTTTAGCATCTGGATTTGAAGATTTAAATAAAGTGGAAGAATTGGTAAAAGAAGATGTTCCTGTAGCGATAGTAGCACGTGATCTTCCAATGTTCTCAATAAATACCGTTGCATTAGATGATTTCATGGGCGGTTACTTGGCTGCTTCCCATTTAATAGAACTTGGCCATCAAAACATAGGTGTTATTGCCAGGGATGTCTGGAGCAACAGGGAGAGGCTGCGGGGATTCAAGCAGGCATTAGAAGAGAGCAGCTTAGAGTTTACCCGGGAATTTGAATATATCAATGGGATTAGTCATGTTGAACCTGGAAAAATCATGACAACTAAATATCTTAAAGGCAAGAACCCGCCAACAGCTATTTTTGCATGCAACGATTTATTGGCAATCGGAGCAATCCAGGCTGTTAAAGAAGAGGGGATGGGTGTGCCCGAGGATATTTCAGTTGTGGGTTTCGATAATACTCTTATTGCTACAATTGTAGAGCCTCCATTAACTACGGTTGCCCAGCCAATTCAGCATATGGGAAGAGAAGTGCTGGATTTGATCATTTCGATGATTAAAGGAGAAAAAAAAGAAAAAATGCGTTTGACATTACTGCCTTCTCTGGTGACCCGAAATTCCACAGCAAAAAATAGGAATAAAGATTTGAAAGAAGAATTAGAAAATTTATAA
- a CDS encoding transketolase, which produces MSTPLNEEKLRYLIEKSSKARQLIIQTVHHAGAGHIGGPMSASDVLVNLYFNEMNVNPDNPTDEQRDRFVLSKGHSAIGLYTVLALRGYFPTEELQTFDSLNSRLQAHPDMNTLPGLDMSTGSLGQGISAAVGMALGAKLQNKEFRTYCMIGDGESQEGQVWEAADIASKYKLDNLVVILDFNKLQQFGWQGDGESRETPINEPKKRWEAFGWHVIEIDGHNHQEISEAFRLAREVTGQPVMIIANTVKGKGVSFMEGDYLWHSRIPTDEELSSASKELEMGVQK; this is translated from the coding sequence ATGAGTACCCCATTAAACGAAGAAAAATTAAGGTATTTAATTGAGAAGTCATCTAAAGCAAGACAATTAATTATTCAGACAGTGCATCATGCAGGAGCAGGGCATATAGGAGGGCCAATGTCTGCTTCAGATGTCCTTGTAAATTTGTATTTTAATGAAATGAATGTAAATCCAGATAACCCTACAGATGAACAGAGAGATCGATTTGTACTATCAAAGGGGCATTCTGCGATTGGGCTCTATACAGTTTTAGCACTTAGAGGATATTTTCCGACAGAGGAATTGCAAACCTTTGATTCATTAAATTCACGCTTGCAGGCTCATCCGGATATGAATACCCTTCCAGGTCTGGACATGTCAACAGGCTCGCTTGGCCAGGGGATTTCTGCAGCCGTCGGAATGGCCCTGGGTGCAAAACTTCAGAATAAAGAATTCCGCACATACTGCATGATTGGTGATGGTGAATCACAGGAAGGCCAGGTTTGGGAAGCTGCAGATATTGCCTCTAAATATAAATTGGATAATCTGGTCGTTATTCTCGACTTTAATAAGCTTCAGCAGTTTGGCTGGCAAGGTGATGGAGAATCGAGAGAAACCCCAATCAATGAGCCCAAAAAGCGCTGGGAAGCATTCGGCTGGCATGTCATTGAGATAGATGGCCATAACCACCAGGAAATTAGTGAAGCTTTTCGCCTAGCCAGAGAGGTAACAGGCCAGCCTGTTATGATTATCGCCAACACGGTGAAAGGCAAGGGTGTTTCGTTTATGGAAGGAGATTATTTATGGCATTCAAGAATTCCGACAGATGAAGAGTTAAGCAGCGCATCAAAAGAACTGGAAATGGGGGTTCAAAAATGA
- a CDS encoding alcohol dehydrogenase catalytic domain-containing protein — protein MKALLKTEPGVGNIDLLDIDEPAVGPNEVKIEVKYTGICGTDLHIYHETFKSYPPVIIGHEFSGMVADTGENISKVKAGDRVAVLGSTAITCGTCHYCETGYYMFCSERRGMGHGVNGSFTQYAVVREDMVYKIPESVSLEEAALSEPLACAVQAIEELTNIQVGDTVLLSGPGPIGLICLSLLAVKGCKVIVAGTSADKMRLEIAKKLGADVVVDVTVDNLQTIVMSETNGMGADVTVECAGAAPSINSCLQALKKRGKHIQVGIAGKEITMDFDIILYKQIQLFGSLAHSMKTWNRVMQILEQKKVNLQPIITHKLPLTQWKEAFDLCEQKQCGKVLLSHSS, from the coding sequence ATGAAAGCACTTCTAAAAACAGAGCCTGGGGTTGGGAATATTGACCTTTTAGACATTGATGAACCTGCTGTGGGTCCAAATGAAGTGAAAATCGAAGTGAAGTATACAGGAATTTGCGGCACGGATTTACATATTTACCATGAGACATTTAAAAGTTATCCGCCTGTCATTATAGGCCATGAGTTCTCCGGGATGGTAGCTGATACAGGAGAAAATATTTCAAAGGTGAAAGCGGGAGATCGGGTAGCAGTGCTTGGGTCAACTGCCATTACATGCGGCACGTGTCATTACTGCGAAACAGGATATTACATGTTTTGTTCAGAACGCAGGGGAATGGGGCATGGAGTAAATGGCAGTTTTACACAATATGCTGTGGTTCGTGAAGATATGGTTTATAAGATTCCTGAAAGTGTCAGCCTTGAAGAGGCTGCCTTATCCGAACCTCTCGCTTGTGCGGTTCAGGCCATTGAAGAGCTGACAAATATTCAAGTTGGCGATACCGTTTTATTATCCGGGCCAGGTCCTATTGGTCTCATCTGTTTGTCCTTGCTGGCTGTAAAAGGCTGTAAAGTCATTGTGGCAGGAACATCTGCAGATAAAATGAGGCTGGAAATCGCCAAAAAACTCGGAGCAGATGTTGTCGTTGATGTAACAGTTGATAACTTGCAAACCATTGTGATGAGTGAAACGAATGGTATGGGTGCGGATGTAACGGTAGAATGTGCAGGTGCTGCCCCATCAATCAATAGCTGCCTTCAAGCTTTAAAAAAACGGGGCAAGCATATTCAAGTTGGCATAGCAGGCAAAGAAATCACAATGGATTTTGATATCATTTTGTACAAACAAATACAGCTATTTGGTTCTCTTGCACATTCCATGAAAACGTGGAATCGAGTCATGCAGATATTAGAACAAAAGAAAGTAAACCTTCAGCCAATCATTACCCATAAGCTTCCGCTGACACAATGGAAGGAAGCGTTTGATCTATGTGAACAAAAGCAATGCGGAAAGGTGCTTTTAAGCCATTCCTCATAA
- a CDS encoding TRAP transporter large permease: MLPVFFISLFIFIFLSVPIAFSLGLSTVLGVWMHDTLPLEIVPQRIFVSMNSFPLMAIPFFILAGNLMGAGSMSKRLVNFASSLVGHFTGGLAMVAIVTSMFFAAISGSGAATTAAIGSILIPAMVAKGYKIEYAAANQAVAGALGIIIPPSIAMILYGVAAEVSIGDLFIAGILPGLLITFSLLISAYIIANRHGYVGEEKKSFPDVIVAFKKSFLALLMPIIVLGGIYSGVFTPTEASVVAVVYSFIVGFLIYRDITLLQLADTLKKSAISSSIIMIVIGTAGLFGFFIEMNGVPGMIYSSISGVVTNKYIFLIIVNIILFIAGMFLEGGAAILIFVPLLLGTAVNLGIDPVHFGVIMVCNLAIGLVTPPVGIDLFVVSQLTKLSIVRIAKAVIPLIIILIIDVLVISFFPPLSTWLPSLLK; this comes from the coding sequence ATGCTGCCTGTTTTTTTTATTTCTCTATTCATATTTATCTTTCTGAGTGTACCGATTGCTTTTTCATTGGGACTATCTACCGTATTAGGGGTTTGGATGCATGATACCCTGCCATTGGAGATTGTTCCGCAGAGAATATTTGTCTCTATGAACTCGTTCCCGTTAATGGCCATTCCTTTTTTTATTCTTGCTGGGAATTTGATGGGTGCTGGAAGCATGTCCAAGAGACTGGTTAATTTTGCAAGCTCACTGGTTGGCCATTTTACTGGCGGATTAGCCATGGTGGCAATTGTTACATCCATGTTTTTTGCAGCTATTTCAGGATCAGGTGCCGCAACAACAGCAGCCATTGGTTCTATTCTCATCCCGGCTATGGTCGCAAAAGGCTACAAAATTGAATATGCAGCTGCTAACCAGGCAGTAGCAGGAGCCCTGGGAATTATCATTCCGCCAAGTATTGCCATGATTTTATACGGAGTTGCGGCAGAAGTTTCTATAGGAGATCTTTTTATTGCAGGAATACTGCCGGGTTTATTAATCACTTTTTCGCTTCTGATCAGTGCCTATATAATTGCTAACCGCCATGGATATGTTGGCGAAGAGAAAAAAAGTTTTCCCGATGTAATTGTGGCGTTTAAAAAATCTTTCCTTGCACTCTTAATGCCTATTATCGTCCTGGGCGGAATTTATTCAGGAGTATTTACTCCAACGGAAGCATCAGTGGTTGCAGTTGTTTATTCCTTTATAGTAGGATTCCTAATTTATCGGGACATTACTTTGCTGCAGCTGGCCGATACTTTGAAAAAATCAGCAATCAGCAGCTCGATCATCATGATTGTAATTGGAACAGCAGGCCTTTTTGGGTTTTTTATCGAGATGAATGGTGTTCCAGGAATGATATACAGCTCAATATCAGGTGTTGTTACAAATAAATATATTTTCCTTATTATTGTTAACATCATTTTGTTTATAGCAGGCATGTTCTTAGAAGGAGGAGCTGCAATCCTTATTTTTGTCCCTCTATTATTGGGAACTGCAGTTAATTTGGGGATAGATCCTGTTCACTTTGGTGTGATCATGGTTTGTAATTTAGCAATTGGATTAGTAACGCCGCCTGTTGGAATTGATCTGTTTGTTGTGTCCCAGCTTACAAAACTCTCAATTGTGAGAATCGCAAAAGCGGTAATACCATTAATTATTATATTAATCATTGATGTGCTGGTAATTTCATTTTTCCCGCCGCTATCTACCTGGCTTCCTTCACTTTTGAAATAG